One stretch of Akkermansia massiliensis DNA includes these proteins:
- the queA gene encoding tRNA preQ1(34) S-adenosylmethionine ribosyltransferase-isomerase QueA: MHLAVRTIDFDYPLPEELIADRPLPDRAASRMMVIHRDTGLIEHRHFCDLPEYVREGDHFILNDTRVVPARYFSNDGAIEVVRAEVLNPLLWKCMVRPGRKMKLGRTVSIGDAVGTVEGIDGEGYRLIRFDREVDEEKYGRLALPHYMNRESDPSDKERYQTVYARHEGAIAAPTAGLHFTPELLAAVPHDFLTLHVGVGTFRPVKADRIEDHQMHTEHFFLPEATARAINEAGRVIAVGTTSVRVLEHVATAEGLPLRECSGSTNIFIYPPYKYKVVDALITNFHLPQSTLLMLVSAFAGKELVMKAYLEAIRERYRFFSYGDCMLIL; the protein is encoded by the coding sequence ATGCACTTGGCCGTGCGCACCATTGATTTTGATTATCCGCTGCCGGAAGAGTTGATAGCGGACCGCCCCCTCCCGGACCGCGCCGCCTCCCGGATGATGGTCATCCACCGGGATACCGGCCTGATTGAGCACAGGCATTTTTGCGACCTGCCGGAATATGTGCGGGAAGGGGACCATTTCATCCTGAATGATACCAGGGTGGTTCCCGCAAGGTATTTTTCCAATGACGGCGCCATTGAAGTGGTGCGTGCAGAGGTGCTCAACCCCCTGCTGTGGAAGTGCATGGTGCGCCCCGGGCGCAAGATGAAGCTGGGGCGTACGGTCTCCATCGGTGATGCGGTGGGCACCGTGGAAGGCATTGACGGGGAAGGCTACCGCCTCATCCGGTTTGACCGGGAGGTGGATGAGGAAAAGTACGGCCGCCTGGCGCTTCCCCATTACATGAACCGGGAGAGCGACCCGTCCGACAAGGAGCGCTACCAGACTGTTTACGCCAGGCATGAAGGGGCGATTGCCGCTCCCACGGCCGGGCTGCATTTTACGCCGGAGCTGCTGGCGGCCGTTCCCCATGATTTTCTGACGCTGCACGTGGGCGTGGGAACGTTTCGTCCCGTGAAGGCGGACAGGATTGAAGACCACCAGATGCACACGGAACATTTTTTCCTGCCTGAAGCCACCGCGAGGGCGATTAATGAGGCCGGGAGGGTGATTGCCGTGGGCACCACCAGCGTTCGCGTGCTGGAGCATGTGGCTACCGCGGAAGGACTGCCGTTAAGGGAGTGCTCCGGGTCAACGAACATTTTTATTTATCCACCCTACAAGTACAAGGTGGTGGATGCCCTGATCACGAATTTCCACCTGCCCCAGAGCACGCTGCTCATGCTTGTCAGCGCCTTTGCCGGCAAGGAGCTGGTCATGAAAGCCTACCTGGAAGCCATCCGGGAACGGTACAGGTTTTTTTCCTACGGGGATTGCATGCTGATTCTGTAG